The Trueperaceae bacterium genomic sequence GCGTTCACGCGTTCGTACACGAAGCCGTGCCGGCCTGCGCAGTATTCGCACGTCCTGCTGTCGTTCGTCGCGTCGAACCGGACGTACTCAATGCCGGCCTCCCTGAACGATTGCGAGCGAGCGTCGTTGTTCGTGCGCATCAACACCGTCCGCGTAATGCGTTCCGCTTCCGCACGCGTGACGCTCACGGCATCCCGCACGCCACGCGCTGCAGCCCTTGGGCCGGCCCCACGAACGCTGGCGCGCACAAGCTCCTCCTCCAAACGGTCAAGTCCCGCCTCGCCGACCTTGCGGAGGGTCGTAAGGGTCGACTCCGTCGTGGCTTGGATGAGGGGAAGGTCAACACGCGTACCGAACGATCGACTGACTTGCCGCAGCACTTCAGGGTCCGTCGTTTCGCCTGCCGCTGCGGAGATCGCTTCGCGCGCGGTTCGCATGCCGTCCTCGTACGCAGCTTGGATGTCGGTCCGCATGCGTTGCCCCAGCGGACCGTCCGGCAACTCCAATAGTGTGCGGGCGGCCCTCGATTGGTTGAG encodes the following:
- a CDS encoding minor capsid protein — its product is MNPEALAQDAARLVDTLEREQLKRLDELLEVVENDARARLSALNLQDRRPRAFAEQAAREALNQSRAARTLLELPDGPLGQRMRTDIQAAYEDGMRTAREAISAAAGETTDPEVLRQVSRSFGTRVDLPLIQATTESTLTTLRKVGEAGLDRLEEELVRASVRGAGPRAAARGVRDAVSVTRAEAERITRTVLMRTNNDARSQSFREAGIEYVRFDATNDSRTCEYCAGRHGFVYERVNAPETPLHPNCRCVLLPYQREASPTDRGDDYYKETRAELREREEITTRAVGSTRRVSGRRENDVARVTKRAPFERLEDRDAPRPAFRPD